One window from the genome of Saccharomyces mikatae IFO 1815 strain IFO1815 genome assembly, chromosome: 4 encodes:
- the PUS9 gene encoding pseudouridine synthase PUS9 (similar to Saccharomyces cerevisiae PUS9 (YDL036C) and RIB2 (YOL066C); ancestral locus Anc_3.154) yields MSMQLNKSLRKLLTVPIIMARHSKRNALTADLSLASDTTSCEFNKYLQNEVEREKEIQKRKKIKRTQSKDLLSPNSKSKFQSRTIGSKKEKHRQIEPEYEVIIDGPLRKIKPYNFTYRTFCKERWRDRKLIDVFTSEFRDREPDYYRKTIASGNVCLNNKAADLCTVIRNGDMITHQVHRHEPPVTSRPIKVVFEDDDIIVIDKPSGIPVHPTGRYRFNTITKMLQRNLGFVVNPCNRLDRLTSGLMFLAKTPKGADDIGDQLKAREVSKEYVAKVVGEFPEGEVVVEKPLKLIEPRLGLNAVCQMKEEGAKHAKTVFNRISYDGKTSIVKCKPLTGRSHQIRVHLQYLGHPIANDPIYSNDEVWGSNLGKNGQVDLATVVTKLDEIGKSKPAKSWFYDSYGYGEVLRQEKCSVCESDLYTDPGPNDLDLWLHAYLYESTKTEEEIGEKNWCYKTEYPDWALSI; encoded by the coding sequence ATGTCCATGCAATTAAATAAGAGTTTAAGAAAGTTGCTTACTGTGCCAATAATAATGGCTCGACATTCCAAAAGGAATGCATTAACTGCAGACCTGTCTCTGGCAAGTGATACAACCTCATGTGAGTTTAATAAATATTTGCAAAATGAGGTCGAAagggagaaagaaattcaaaagagaaaaaaaataaagcgAACTCAATcaaaagatctattaaGTCCGAATAGCAAATCTAAATTCCAATCAAGAACAATAGGGAGTAAGAAGGAGAAACATAGACAGATAGAGCCAGAATATGAAGTCATCATTGATGGGCCTCtcagaaaaatcaaacccTACAATTTTACCTATAGGACCTTTTGCAAAGAACGTTGGAGAGATAGAAAGTTAATTGATGTCTTCACATCTGAATTTCGAGATCGTGAACCTGATTACTATCGAAAGACAATTGCCAGCGGAAATGTTTGTTTAAACAACAAGGCTGCAGACCTGTGTACTGTAATTCGCAATGGAGATATGATTACGCATCAAGTCCATAGACATGAACCCCCAGTCACTTCTAGGCCCATAAAGgttgtttttgaagatgacgacATAATAGTTATTGATAAGCCTAGCGGTATACCTGTTCATCCTACTGGCCGATATCGGTTCAATACGATTACGAAGATGTTACAAAGAAACCTAGGATTTGTCGTAAATCCATGTAATAGATTAGATAGGCTCACGAGTGGACTAATGTTTCTGGCAAAAACTCCAAAGGGAGCTGATGATATTGGTGATCAGCTGAAAGCTCGAGAAGTTAGCAAGGAATACGTGGCGAAGGTGGTCGGAGAATTTCCGGAAGGGGAAGTGGTTGTTGAAAAACCTCTTAAACTAATTGAACCGAGGCTTGGTCTTAACGCAGTATGTCAAATGAAAGAGGAAGGCGCAAAACACGCAAAAACTGTTTTTAACCGGATCAGCTACGACGGAAAGACGAGTATTGTAAAGTGCAAACCGCTTACTGGGCGATCACACCAAATTAGGGTACATTTACAATACCTGGGCCACCCAATTGCTAATGATCCTATTTATTCGAATGATGAAGTGTGGGGTAGCAATCTAGGAAAGAATGGACAGGTAGACTTGGCTACAGTTGTAACCAAACTTGATGAAATAGGGAAGAGCAAGCCTGCTAAAAGTTGGTTTTATGATAGTTACGGGTATGGTGAAGTACTGaggcaagaaaaatgcTCTGTTTGTGAATCAGATTTGTACACTGATCCCGGTCCTAATGATCTTGATCTTTGGTTGCACGCATATCTATACGAATCCACCAagactgaagaagaaatcggagaaaaaaattggtgcTACAAAACTGAGTATCCTGATTGGGCTTTATCTATATAA
- the SMKI04G1970 gene encoding uncharacterized protein — translation MKKLLITFYLLFAALLTKSVEADTFSDQVNPSSRLVKRDESVAINGCPSLDFNWHMNQQNILHYDMDVTSVSWVKDNIYQISIHIKAAKEIPLKYLWSLKIINVKGPSSTVQLYGKNEKTYLISDPTDFTSTFQVYANPSSDGCTVWMPNFQIQFEYLQGDAAQYWQTWEWGTTTFDLSTGCNNYDNQGHSQTDFPGFYWTYQCKGNKDGTCTKSSSSSTTSISIDVTTSVDSHVSSSLAGMYRSRSSIDVTTSVDPTSSVISTTSVESTTSVISTTSVDPTSSVVSTTSVDPTSSVIITTSVDPTSSVISTTSVDPTSSVIITTSVDPTSSVISTTSVDPTSSVISTTSVESTSSVIITTSVDPTSSVISTTSVDPTTPVSNTTSAEPTTSVGPHVSSSLAGMYRSRSSIDVTTSVDPTSSVISTTSVESTTSVISTTSVDPTSSVVSTTSVDPTSSVIITTSVDPTSSVISTTSVDPTSSVISTTSVESTTSVISTTSVESASSVIITTSVDPTSSVISTTSVDPTSSVIITTSVDPTSSVISTTSVDPTSSVISTTSVESTSSVIITTSVDPTSSVISTTSVDPTTPVSNTTSAEPTTSVGPHVSSSLAGMYRSRSSIDVTTSVEPTSSVISTTSVESTSSVISTTSVDPTTPVSNTTSAEPTTSVGPHVSSSLAGMYRSRSSIDVTTSVDPTSSVISTTSVESTTSVISTTSVDPTSSVVSTTSVDPTSSVIITTSVDPTSSVISTTSVEPTSSVISTTSVESTTSVISTTSVDPTSSVISTTSVDPTSSVIITTSVDPTSSVISTTSVDPTSSVISTTSVESTSSVIITTSVDPTSSVISTTSVDPTTPVSNTTSAEPTTSVGPHVSSSLAGMYRSRSSIDVTTSVESTSSVISTTSVDPTSSVISTTSVESTTSVISTTSVDPTSSVIITTSVDPTSSVISTTSVDPTSSVISTTSVESTSSVIITTSVDPTSSVISTTSVDPTSSVISTTSVESTSSVIITTSVDPTSSVISTTSVDPTISVIITTSVDPTSSVISTTSVDPTTPVSNTTSAEPTTSVGPHVSSSLAGMYRSRSSIDVTTSVEPTSSVISTTSVESTSSVISTTSVDPTTPVSNTTSAEPTTSVGPHVSSSLAGMYRSRSSIDVTTSVEPTSSVISTTSVESTSSVISTTSVDPTTPVSNTTSAEPTTSVGPHVSSSLAGMYRSRSSIDVTTSVDPTSSVISTTSVESTTSVISTTSVDPTSSVVSTTSVDPTSSVIITTSVDPTSSVISTTSVEPTSSVISTTSVESTTSVISTTSVDPTTSVIITTSVDPTSSVISTTSVDPTSSVIITTSVDPTSSVISTTSVDPTSSVISTTSVESTSSVIITTSVDPTSSVISTTSVDPTTPVSNTTSAEPTTSVGPHVSSSLAGMYRSRSSIDVTTSVEPTSSVISTTSVESTSSVISTTSVDPTTPVSNTTSAEPTTSVGPHVSSSLAGMYRSRSSIDVTTSVDPTSSVISTTSVESTTSVISTTSVDPTSSVVSTTSVDPTSSVIITTSVDPTSSVISTTSVEPTSSVISTTSVESTTSVISTTSVDPTSSVISTTSVDPTSSVIITTSVDPTSSVISTTSVDPTSSVISTTSVESTSSVIITTSVDPTSSVISTTSVDPTTPVSNTTSAEPTTSVGPHVSSSLAGMYRSRSSIDVTTSVESTSSVISTTSVDPTSSVISTTSVESTTSVISTTSVDPTSSVIITTSVDPTSSVISTTSVDPTSSVISTTSVESTSSVIITTSVDPTSSVISTTSVDPTSSVISTTSVESTSSVIITTSVDPTSSVISTTSVDPTISVIITTSVDPTSSVISTTSVDPTTPVSNTTSAEPTTSVGPHVSSSLAGMYRSRSSIDVTTSVEPTSSVISTTSVESTSSVISTTSVDPTTPVSNTTSAEPTTSVGPHVSSSLAGMYRSRSSIDVTTSVEPTSSVISTTSVESTSSVISTTSVDPTTPVSNTTSAEPTTSVGPHVSSSLAGMYRSRSSIDVTTSVDPTSSVISTTSVESTTSVISTTSVDPTSSVVSTTSVDPTSSVIITTSVDPTSSVISTTSVEPTSSVISTTSVESTTSVISTTSVDPTTSVIITTSVDPTTLVLLSSSVDSATSVGPISSVSSTASVISHLSSKKNSSGRLTTLVVPTDLASLSSSVGSASSSDTVTLFFSTSSTSVSSDSTASVDSAHSLAPTVSSGFISMVRSATSDDLSISTSITTISSTDSSIFLTSNIPTYLKTSISSAATIVSDNSNTSIVQKTIIPLTASTLTLIHTDAAAPSAYTIISSEKATLTSPFTSTSPTTPINSVISIDPNSSVDAAPTTKTKETSRESASDVKVFHSTKSLFSSKTPASHTATAGATVSVGSSLSAHPVASEKIYTSADLSTNNIASGVMSSVHHTTLMTSNINIHSGVTKSKQSTFSNSLASTPSTSITQATTSIMNQNIQDNISATASLESTPSALTKADTSQYNSLHSTKSLTTMTMTTNAFITSKNSLAAVSTSSTRSFASISSMMEGSANIEAVGKLMWLAAAVPLAFV, via the coding sequence atgaaaaaactattaatTACATTTTACCTATTATTTGCCGCTTTACTCACAAAGTCGGTAGAAGCTGACACATTTTCTGACCAAGTAAACCCTTCATCTAGGTTGGTCAAAAGAGACGAAAGTGTTGCTATCAACGGTTGTCCTAGTTTGGATTTCAACTGGCACATGAACCAGCAAAATATTCTACATTATGATATGGATGTCACCTCTGTTTCTTGGGTTAAAGACAACATATATCAAATATCTATCCACATTAAAGCAGCAAAGGAGATTCCTTTGAAGTATTTATGGTCCTTGAAGATTATTAATGTCAAAGGTCCTTCTAGTACAGTACAACTTTATGGAAAAAACGAGAAAACATATTTAATTAGTGACCCAACCGATTTTACTTCGACTTTCCAGGTTTATGCCAACCCATCTTCTGATGGATGCACTGTTTGGATGCCGAACTTCCAGATTCAGTTCGAATATTTACAAGGGGATGCTGCTCAATACTGGCAAACTTGGGAGTGGGGTACAACTACTTTCGATCTTTCGACAGGTTGCAACAATTATGACAACCAGGGACACTCACAAACAGATTTCCCAGGTTTTTACTGGACTTATCAATGCAAAGGAAACAAAGATGGCACCTGTACTAAatcctcatcttcatccaCTACAAGCATCTCCATTGATGTTACCACTTCAGTGGATTCTCATGTTTCGTCCAGTCTAGCAGGTATGTATCGTTCAAGATCGTCCATCGATGttaccacatcagtggatCCAACCAGCTCTGTCATCtctaccacatcagtggagtcAACTACttcagtcatctccaccacatcagtggacccaaccAGCTCCGTCgtctccaccacatcagtggacccaactagttcagtcatcatcactacatcggtggacccaactagttctgtcatctccaccacatcagtggacccaactagttcagtcatcatcactacatcggtggacccaactagttctgtcatctccaccacatcagtggacccaactagttcagtcatctctaccacatcagtggagtcaaccagttcagtcatcatcactacatcagtggacccaactagttcagtcatctccaccacgtcagtggacccaactacCCCAGTAAGTAACACCACATCAGCAGAGCCTACCACTTCGGTCGGTCCTCATGTTTCGTCCAGTCTAGCAGGTATGTATCGTTCAAGATCGTCCATCGATGttaccacatcagtggatCCAACCAGCTCTGTCATCtctaccacatcagtggagtcAACTACttcagtcatctccaccacatcagtggacccaaccAGCTCCGTCgtctccaccacatcagtggacccaactagttcagtcatcatcactacatcggtggacccaactagttctgtcatctccaccacatcagtggacccaactagttctgtcatctctaccacatcagtggagtcAACTACTTCAGTCATCtctaccacatcagtggagtcAGCCAGTtcagtcatcatcactacatcggtggacccaactagttctgtcatctccaccacatcagtggacccaactagttcagtcatcatcactacatcggtggacccaactagttctgtcatctccaccacatcagtggacccaactagttcagtcatctctaccacatcagtggagtcaaccagttcagtcatcatcactacatcagtggacccaactagttcagtcatctccaccacgtcagtggacccaactacCCCAGTAAGTAACACCACATCAGCAGAGCCTACCACTTCGGTCGGTCCTCATGTTTCGTCCAGTCTAGCAGGTATGTATCGTTCAAGATCGTCCATCGATGttaccacatcagtggaaCCAACCAGCtcagtcatctccaccacatcagtggagtcaactagttcagtcatctccaccacatcagtggacccaactacCCCAGTAAGTAACACCACATCAGCAGAGCCTACCACTTCGGTCGGTCCTCATGTTTCGTCCAGTCTAGCAGGTATGTATCGTTCAAGATCGTCCATCGATGttaccacatcagtggatCCAACCAGCTCTGTCATCtctaccacatcagtggagtcAACTACttcagtcatctccaccacatcagtggacccaaccAGCTCCGTCgtctccaccacatcagtggacccaactagttcagtcatcatcactacatcggtggacccaactagttctgtcatctccaccacatcagtggaaccaactagttctgtcatctctaccacatcagtggagtcAACTACttcagtcatctccaccacatcagtggacccaactagttctgtcatctccaccacatcagtggacccaactagttcagtcatcatcactacatcggtggacccaactagttctgtcatctccaccacatcagtggacccaactagttcagtcatctctaccacatcagtggagtcaaccagttcagtcatcatcactacatcagtggacccaactagttcagtcatctccaccacgtcagtggacccaactacCCCAGTAAGTAACACCACATCAGCAGAGCCTACCACTTCGGTCGGTCCTCATGTTTCGTCCAGTCTAGCAGGTATGTATCGTTCAAGATCGTCCATCGATGttaccacatcagtggagtcaactagttcagtcatctccaccacatcagtggacccaactagttctgtcatctctaccacatcagtggagtcAACTACTTctgtcatctccaccacatcagtggacccaactagttcagtcatcatcactacatcggtggacccaactagttctgtcatctccaccacatcagtggacccaactagttcagtcatctctaccacatcagtggagtcaaccagttcagtcatcatcactacatcagtggacccaactagttcagtcatctccaccacgtcagtggacccaactagttcagtcatctctaccacatcagtggagtcaaccagttcagtcatcatcactacatcagtggacccaactagttctgtcatctccaccacatcagtggacccaactatttcagtcatcatcactacatcagtggacccaactagttcagtcatctccaccacgtcagtggacccaactacCCCAGTAAGTAACACCACATCAGCAGAGCCTACCACTTCGGTCGGTCCTCATGTTTCGTCCAGTCTAGCAGGTATGTATCGTTCAAGATCGTCCATCGATGttaccacatcagtggaaCCAACCAGCtcagtcatctccaccacatcagtggagtcaactagttcagtcatctccaccacatcagtggacccaactacCCCAGTAAGTAACACCACATCAGCAGAGCCTACCACTTCGGTCGGTCCTCATGTTTCGTCCAGTCTAGCAGGTATGTATCGTTCAAGATCGTCCATCGATGttaccacatcagtggaaCCAACCAGCtcagtcatctccaccacatcagtggagtcaactagttcagtcatctccaccacatcagtggacccaactacCCCAGTAAGTAACACCACATCAGCAGAGCCTACCACTTCGGTCGGTCCTCATGTTTCGTCCAGTCTAGCAGGTATGTATCGTTCAAGATCGTCCATCGATGttaccacatcagtggatCCAACCAGCTCTGTCATCtctaccacatcagtggagtcAACTACttcagtcatctccaccacatcagtggacccaaccAGCTCCGTCgtctccaccacatcagtggacccaactagttcagtcatcatcactacatcggtggacccaactagttctgtcatctccaccacatcagtggaaccaactagttctgtcatctctaccacatcagtggagtcAACTACttcagtcatctccaccacatcagtggacccaactacttcagtcatcatcactacatcggtggacccaactagttctgtcatctccaccacatcagtggacccaactagttcagtcatcatcactacatcggtggacccaactagttctgtcatctccaccacatcagtggacccaactagttcagtcatctctaccacatcagtggagtcaaccagttcagtcatcatcactacatcagtggacccaactagttcagtcatctccaccacgtcagtggacccaactacCCCAGTAAGTAACACCACATCAGCAGAGCCTACCACTTCGGTCGGTCCTCATGTTTCGTCCAGTCTAGCAGGTATGTATCGTTCAAGATCGTCCATCGATGttaccacatcagtggaaCCAACCAGCtcagtcatctccaccacatcagtggagtcaactagttcagtcatctccaccacatcagtggacccaactacCCCAGTAAGTAACACCACATCAGCAGAGCCTACCACTTCGGTCGGTCCTCATGTTTCGTCCAGTCTAGCAGGTATGTATCGTTCAAGATCGTCCATCGATGttaccacatcagtggatCCAACCAGCTCTGTCATCtctaccacatcagtggagtcAACTACttcagtcatctccaccacatcagtggacccaaccAGCTCCGTCgtctccaccacatcagtggacccaactagttcagtcatcatcactacatcggtggacccaactagttctgtcatctccaccacatcagtggaaccaactagttctgtcatctctaccacatcagtggagtcAACTACttcagtcatctccaccacatcagtggacccaactagttctgtcatctccaccacatcagtggacccaactagttcagtcatcatcactacatcggtggacccaactagttctgtcatctccaccacatcagtggacccaactagttcagtcatctctaccacatcagtggagtcaaccagttcagtcatcatcactacatcagtggacccaactagttcagtcatctccaccacgtcagtggacccaactacCCCAGTAAGTAACACCACATCAGCAGAGCCTACCACTTCGGTCGGTCCTCATGTTTCGTCCAGTCTAGCAGGTATGTATCGTTCAAGATCGTCCATCGATGttaccacatcagtggagtcaactagttcagtcatctccaccacatcagtggacccaactagttctgtcatctctaccacatcagtggagtcAACTACTTctgtcatctccaccacatcagtggacccaactagttcagtcatcatcactacatcggtggacccaactagttctgtcatctccaccacatcagtggacccaactagttcagtcatctctaccacatcagtggagtcaaccagttcagtcatcatcactacatcagtggacccaactagttcagtcatctccaccacgtcagtggacccaactagttcagtcatctctaccacatcagtggagtcaaccagttcagtcatcatcactacatcagtggacccaactagttctgtcatctccaccacatcagtggacccaactatttcagtcatcatcactacatcagtggacccaactagttcagtcatctccaccacgtcagtggacccaactacCCCAGTAAGTAACACCACATCAGCAGAGCCTACCACTTCGGTCGGTCCTCATGTTTCGTCCAGTCTAGCAGGTATGTATCGTTCAAGATCGTCCATCGATGttaccacatcagtggaaCCAACCAGCtcagtcatctccaccacatcagtggagtcaactagttcagtcatctccaccacatcagtggacccaactacCCCAGTAAGTAACACCACATCAGCAGAGCCTACCACTTCGGTCGGTCCTCATGTTTCGTCCAGTCTAGCAGGTATGTATCGTTCAAGATCGTCCATCGATGttaccacatcagtggaaCCAACCAGCtcagtcatctccaccacatcagtggagtcaactagttcagtcatctccaccacatcagtggacccaactacCCCAGTAAGTAACACCACATCAGCAGAGCCTACCACTTCGGTCGGTCCTCATGTTTCGTCCAGTCTAGCAGGTATGTATCGTTCAAGATCGTCCATCGATGttaccacatcagtggatCCAACCAGCTCTGTCATCtctaccacatcagtggagtcAACTACttcagtcatctccaccacatcagtggacccaaccAGCTCCGTCgtctccaccacatcagtggacccaactagttcagtcatcatcactacatcggtggacccaactagttctgtcatctccaccacatcagtggaaccaactagttctgtcatctctaccacatcagtggagtcAACTACttcagtcatctccaccacatcagtggacccaactacttcagtcatcatcactacatcggtggacccaactacTTTAGTTCTTCTGAGTAGCTCAGTTGACTCAGCTACTTCAGTTGGGCCAATTAGCTCAGTCAGCAGCACCGCCTCAGTTATTTCTCATTTATcatccaaaaaaaattcttcgGGTCGTCTAACTACCTTGGTTGTACCAACTGATTTAGCCTCTTTAAGTTCTTCAGTTGGTTCAGCTAGTTCCTCTGACACTGTCacactatttttttcaactagTTCAACATCAGTTTCATCTGATTCAACCGCTTCAGTTGATTCAGCCCATTCACTAGCTCCAACTGTATCCTCCGGTTTTATCAGTATGGTTCGTTCAGCTACATCTGATGATTTGAGTATTTCAACTTCAATTActacaatttcttcaactgaCTCGAGCATTTTCTTAACCTCGAATATCCCGACATACTTAAAAACCTCAATTAGTTCAGCAGCCACAATTGTTTCTGATAATTCAAATACATCAATCGTTCAAAAAACTATAATTCCTTTAACAGCTTCAACTTTAACATTAATCCATACTGATGCAGCAGCCCCTTCAGCTTATACAATCATATCATCTGAGAAAGCTACACTAACAAGTCCATTCACATCCACGTCTCCAACTACCCCAATTAACTCAGTTATCTCAATTGATCCAAACTCTTCAGTTGACGCCGCACCAACCACTAAGACTAAAGAAACTTCTCGCGAATCTGCTTCTGATGTGAAAGTATTTCACTCTACgaaatctttattttctagtAAGACTCCGGCAAGTCATACTGCTACAGCTGGCGCAACAGTTTCAGTTGGTTCATCTCTCTCAGCTCATCCAGTCGCTTCAGAGAAAATCTATACATCTGCCGATTTAAGCACTAATAATATCGCCAGTGGAGTAATGAGCTCTGTTCATCATACAACATTAATGACTTCAAATATTAACATACATTCAGGCGTTACGAAGTCGAAACAAtcaacattttcaaattctctTGCATCAACTCCTTCTACGAGCATCACACAAGCAACTACTTCTATTATGAATCAAAACATCCAAGATAATATCTCTGCTACGGCTTCTCTAGAAAGTACTCCGAGTGCTTTAACCAAAGCAGATACGAGTCAATACAATTCCCTTCATTCTACGAAGTCCTTAACGACCATGACCATGACCACTAACGCATTCATCACATCTAAGAATTCCCTTGCAGCCGTATCAACCAGCTCAACTAGATCATTCGCCAGTATATCATCAATGATGGAAGGCAGCGCAAATATCGAAGCAGTAGGTAAACTCATGTGGCTAGCTGCCGCTGTTCCGCTAGCCTTCGTCtga